A single genomic interval of Granulicella tundricola MP5ACTX9 harbors:
- a CDS encoding sigma-54-dependent transcriptional regulator, translating to MTIPSKPNPRCRLLIADDQPHILDALDLLLRPEGYELVTAQTPAEALLRLAESEFDGLLIDLNYTRDTTSGQEGLDLIAAIRQSEAHLPVIVMTAWANVDLAVEAMRRGASDFVQKPWDNQRLLSVVRTQTEFFQLQRRAQRLEAENSLLRAEGAPNFIATAAAMHPVVELMARIGPSDANVLITGEHGTGKEVVAQTLHRLSHRASQSLIAVNTGALSDGTFESELFGHVKGAFTDARADRIGRFELASGGTLFLDEIANIPTRQQAKLLRVLETGELERVGSSTTRKVDVRMLSATNADLHAAAIDGSFREDLLFRLNTVEIRLPSLRERREDIPLLAAHFLNRYAARYRRQLSGFEPAALNVMLNYGWPGNVRELDHMMERAVLMARGTQLSVSDLGIQAHAVRSSLQTLDDLSLETVEALLIRKALTRTNGNVSHAAEALGLSRGALYRRMEKYNL from the coding sequence GTGACCATACCCTCAAAGCCCAACCCGCGCTGCCGTCTTCTGATCGCCGACGACCAGCCTCACATCCTCGACGCGCTCGACCTGCTGCTGCGCCCCGAGGGCTATGAGTTGGTCACCGCGCAGACGCCGGCAGAGGCCTTGCTGCGCCTCGCTGAGTCTGAGTTCGATGGTCTGCTGATCGACTTGAACTACACGCGCGATACGACCTCCGGACAGGAAGGGCTGGACCTGATCGCCGCCATCCGGCAGAGCGAGGCGCACCTGCCGGTGATCGTCATGACCGCCTGGGCCAACGTCGATCTGGCAGTGGAAGCGATGCGCCGCGGCGCGAGCGACTTCGTGCAAAAGCCGTGGGATAACCAGCGCCTGCTGAGCGTCGTCCGCACTCAGACTGAGTTCTTTCAGCTGCAACGCCGTGCCCAGAGGCTTGAAGCGGAGAACAGCCTGCTGCGCGCGGAGGGCGCGCCCAACTTCATCGCCACCGCGGCCGCCATGCACCCAGTGGTCGAGTTGATGGCTCGTATCGGCCCCTCGGACGCAAACGTTCTGATTACCGGCGAGCATGGCACAGGCAAAGAGGTGGTGGCGCAGACGCTGCATCGCCTGTCCCATCGTGCCAGCCAATCCCTGATCGCAGTCAACACCGGTGCGCTCTCCGATGGCACCTTCGAGTCCGAGCTATTCGGACACGTCAAAGGCGCATTCACGGACGCGCGCGCCGACCGCATCGGCCGCTTTGAACTGGCGTCCGGCGGCACATTATTTCTGGATGAGATTGCCAACATCCCTACCCGCCAGCAGGCCAAGCTGCTGCGCGTGCTGGAGACCGGCGAGCTGGAGCGCGTGGGCTCCTCCACGACGCGCAAGGTGGACGTACGCATGCTCTCCGCCACCAACGCCGACCTGCATGCGGCCGCAATCGACGGCTCGTTCCGCGAAGACCTGCTCTTTCGCCTGAACACCGTCGAGATTCGTCTGCCTTCGTTGCGGGAGCGCCGTGAGGATATCCCGTTGCTTGCCGCACACTTTCTCAACCGCTATGCCGCGCGCTATCGACGCCAACTCTCCGGCTTTGAGCCCGCCGCGTTGAACGTCATGCTGAACTATGGCTGGCCGGGCAACGTGCGTGAGTTGGATCACATGATGGAGCGTGCCGTCCTCATGGCGCGGGGGACGCAGCTCAGCGTATCGGATCTCGGCATTCAGGCTCATGCGGTGCGCTCTTCCCTGCAGACCCTGGACGATCTAAGCCTGGAGACGGTGGAAGCCCTGCTGATCCGCAAGGCGCTCACCCGCACCAACGGCAACGTCAGCCACGCCGCGGAGGCGCTGGGCCTCAGCCGCGGAGCGCTCTATCGCCGCATGGAAAAGTACAATCTATAG